The Tardiphaga alba genome includes a window with the following:
- a CDS encoding ABC transporter substrate-binding protein: MTISRRDVLLGGAASAALLPLATPVRAQAKEVVIGVIYPLSGASAQIGVDAQKAFETAADIINKNYDFDLPMARGEGFTGLGGAKVRLVFADHQADPQKGRAEAERLITQEKVSAIVGTYQSAVAVTVSQICERYQIPFLSADNSSPSLHRRGLKYYFRAAPHDEMFSTAMFDFFDALKKKGQKIETLALFHEDTIFGTDSANAQLKLAADRGYKIVADIKYRANSPSLTAEVQQLKAANADVLMPSSYTTDGILLIKTMGELGYKAKNIVAQDAGFSEKALYDAVGDKIPGVISRGSFSIDLAAKRPMVGKINDMFKEKSGKDFNDYSSRQFMGLIVMADAINRAKSTDGEKIREALVATDMPGESTIMPWARVKFDEMGQNNNADPVLLQYNGGKFVTIFPPQAAVADAIWPMP; the protein is encoded by the coding sequence ATGACGATTTCTCGCCGTGATGTTCTGCTTGGAGGCGCTGCCTCCGCCGCGCTGCTTCCGCTTGCGACGCCGGTTCGCGCGCAAGCCAAGGAAGTCGTGATCGGCGTGATCTATCCGCTGTCGGGCGCCAGCGCGCAGATCGGTGTCGATGCGCAGAAGGCGTTTGAGACCGCAGCCGACATCATCAACAAAAATTATGATTTCGATCTGCCGATGGCGCGGGGCGAGGGCTTTACGGGTCTCGGCGGCGCAAAGGTGCGTTTGGTGTTCGCCGACCATCAGGCCGACCCGCAAAAGGGCCGCGCCGAAGCCGAACGCCTGATCACCCAGGAAAAGGTGTCGGCCATCGTCGGCACCTATCAGAGCGCCGTCGCCGTCACCGTCAGTCAGATCTGCGAGCGTTACCAGATCCCGTTCTTGTCGGCAGACAACTCGTCGCCCAGCCTGCATCGCCGTGGCTTGAAATATTACTTCCGCGCAGCGCCGCACGACGAGATGTTCTCGACGGCGATGTTCGACTTCTTCGATGCCTTGAAAAAGAAGGGCCAGAAGATCGAAACGCTGGCGCTGTTCCACGAGGACACGATCTTCGGCACGGACTCGGCGAATGCCCAGCTCAAGCTCGCCGCCGATCGCGGCTACAAGATCGTCGCCGACATCAAGTATCGCGCCAATTCGCCCTCGCTCACCGCCGAAGTGCAGCAGCTCAAGGCCGCCAATGCGGACGTTCTGATGCCGTCGAGCTACACCACCGACGGCATTCTGCTGATCAAGACCATGGGTGAGCTCGGCTACAAGGCCAAGAACATCGTGGCCCAGGACGCCGGTTTCTCCGAGAAGGCGCTGTATGATGCCGTCGGCGACAAGATCCCGGGCGTCATCTCGCGTGGCTCGTTCTCCATCGATCTCGCGGCCAAGCGTCCGATGGTGGGCAAGATCAACGACATGTTCAAGGAGAAGTCCGGGAAGGATTTCAACGATTACTCGTCGCGCCAGTTCATGGGCCTGATCGTGATGGCCGATGCCATCAATCGCGCCAAGTCCACCGACGGCGAGAAGATCCGTGAGGCGCTGGTCGCCACCGACATGCCGGGCGAAAGCACGATCATGCCATGGGCGAGGGTGAAGTTCGACGAGATGGGGCAGAACAACAACGCTGACCCGGTGCTGCTGCAATATAACGGCGGCAAGTTCGTCACCATCTTCCCGCCGCAGGCCGCCGTGGCGGATGCGATCTGGCCGATGCCGTAA
- a CDS encoding branched-chain amino acid ABC transporter permease produces the protein MGLLYGLLAVGLALIFGLMDVTNFAHGEFLMLAMYLTFFLFMFWAVDPLLSIPIVAAGMFVFGAVIYLIIIRFAMRAKANIGMVQIFATFGLAILMRGLAQFFFTPDYRSIPASMLGGKTISVFGVFLPVPQLVGALISIAAFGALYFFMKKTDFGRALEATREDAGAVALVGIDKNKVFALGWGLGSALIGLAGGVMAIFFYIYPDVGASFALIAYVTVALGGFGSVFGAFAGGIIVGLVEATTAMILPPSLKSVGIYAVYLLVVFIRPRGLFGSI, from the coding sequence ATGGGGCTGCTTTACGGCCTGCTGGCCGTCGGCCTCGCGCTGATCTTCGGCTTGATGGACGTCACCAACTTCGCCCATGGCGAATTCCTGATGTTGGCGATGTACCTCACCTTCTTCCTCTTCATGTTCTGGGCGGTCGATCCCCTGTTGTCGATCCCCATCGTCGCAGCCGGCATGTTCGTGTTCGGCGCGGTAATCTATCTCATCATCATACGCTTCGCGATGCGGGCCAAAGCCAATATCGGCATGGTGCAGATCTTCGCGACTTTCGGCCTCGCCATCCTGATGCGCGGCCTGGCGCAGTTCTTCTTCACGCCGGATTATCGCAGCATTCCGGCCTCGATGCTGGGCGGCAAGACGATCTCGGTGTTCGGTGTGTTCCTGCCGGTACCGCAGCTCGTTGGCGCGCTGATTTCCATCGCTGCCTTCGGTGCACTCTACTTCTTCATGAAGAAGACCGATTTCGGCCGTGCGCTGGAAGCGACGCGTGAGGATGCCGGCGCGGTGGCACTGGTCGGCATCGACAAGAACAAAGTGTTTGCGCTCGGATGGGGCCTTGGCTCGGCGCTGATCGGTCTCGCCGGCGGCGTGATGGCGATCTTCTTCTACATCTATCCCGATGTCGGCGCGTCCTTTGCGCTGATCGCCTATGTCACCGTGGCGCTCGGCGGCTTCGGCAGCGTGTTCGGCGCCTTTGCCGGCGGCATCATCGTCGGTCTGGTCGAGGCGACCACGGCGATGATCCTGCCGCCTTCGCTGAAATCGGTCGGCATCTATGCCGTCTATCTCCTCGTGGTCTTCATTCGGCCGCGCGGCCTGTTCGGATCGATCTGA
- a CDS encoding branched-chain amino acid ABC transporter permease: MDSFTQRRRRDLILAGFLAAIAACVPFFVKDVYVQNIMVLTLMYAALSQAWNILSGYCGQISLGHALYFGLGAYTTALLFTKFGVLPWFGMLAGGAISSVIALALGYPTFRLRGHYFVIATIVIAEIGFLLFHNWDYAGAALGIDIPVRGDSWAKFQFTRSKLPFYYFALVFCCVAWLITWWLEDSKWGFWWRAVKDNPDAAESLGVVVFNSKMGAAAVSAFLTAIGGAFYAQFVSYIDPESVMTFQFSLLMALPAVLGGIGTLWGPVLGAVILIPMTELTRSFIGGSGRGVDLILYGAVIVLISLARPDGLIGLFSRRPASKGVPQ, translated from the coding sequence ATGGACAGCTTCACCCAACGCCGCCGCCGCGACCTCATCCTTGCCGGCTTCCTTGCCGCCATCGCCGCCTGCGTGCCGTTCTTCGTCAAGGACGTCTATGTGCAGAACATCATGGTGCTGACCTTGATGTATGCGGCGCTGTCGCAGGCCTGGAACATCCTCAGCGGTTATTGCGGCCAGATCTCCCTCGGCCACGCGCTGTATTTCGGCCTCGGTGCCTATACGACCGCACTGCTGTTCACCAAGTTCGGCGTGCTGCCCTGGTTCGGCATGCTGGCTGGCGGCGCGATCTCCTCGGTGATTGCCCTCGCGCTCGGCTATCCCACCTTCCGCCTGCGCGGCCACTACTTCGTCATTGCCACCATCGTCATCGCCGAAATCGGCTTTCTGCTGTTCCACAACTGGGATTATGCCGGCGCAGCACTTGGCATCGACATCCCGGTGCGCGGCGATTCATGGGCAAAATTCCAGTTCACGCGCAGCAAGCTGCCCTTCTATTACTTCGCGCTGGTGTTCTGCTGTGTTGCCTGGCTGATCACCTGGTGGCTGGAAGATTCCAAATGGGGCTTCTGGTGGCGTGCGGTGAAGGACAATCCCGATGCGGCCGAGAGCCTTGGCGTGGTCGTGTTCAATTCCAAGATGGGCGCCGCCGCTGTCTCCGCTTTCCTCACTGCCATCGGCGGCGCGTTCTACGCCCAGTTCGTCTCCTATATCGATCCTGAAAGCGTGATGACGTTCCAGTTCTCGCTGCTGATGGCGCTGCCTGCGGTGCTCGGTGGCATCGGCACGCTATGGGGGCCCGTGCTCGGCGCTGTCATCCTGATCCCGATGACGGAGCTCACGCGCTCCTTCATCGGTGGCTCCGGTCGTGGTGTCGATCTCATCCTCTATGGCGCGGTGATCGTGCTGATCTCGCTCGCGCGGCCGGATGGCCTGATCGGCCTGTTCTCGCGACGACCCGCTTCGAAAGGAGTGCCGCAATGA
- a CDS encoding ABC transporter ATP-binding protein: MSAHLLETRGVWQRFGGLVANSDVSISVGAGEIVGLIGPNGAGKSTLFNLIAGVLPPTQGSIWFDGKDVTRMPAAERCALGIARTFQVVKSFETMTVIDNVIVGALIRNDKMKDARRKAHEVLEFCGLGPRADKLARELIPSEKRRLEVARALATEPKLLMLDECLTGLTPLEAQSGVALVRKVRETGVTVLMVEHVMEIVMPLVDRAIVLNLGKKLVEGKPADVVRHPEVISAYLGDRHAVGA, encoded by the coding sequence ATGAGTGCGCATCTCTTGGAAACCCGCGGCGTCTGGCAGCGCTTCGGCGGCCTAGTTGCCAATAGCGATGTGTCGATCTCGGTGGGCGCAGGCGAGATCGTCGGCCTGATTGGCCCGAACGGGGCCGGCAAGTCGACCTTGTTCAACCTGATCGCCGGCGTGCTCCCGCCAACCCAGGGCTCGATCTGGTTCGACGGCAAGGATGTCACCCGCATGCCTGCCGCCGAGCGCTGCGCACTCGGCATCGCGCGCACCTTTCAGGTGGTGAAGAGCTTCGAGACGATGACCGTGATCGACAATGTCATCGTCGGCGCGCTGATCCGCAACGACAAGATGAAGGACGCGCGCCGCAAGGCGCATGAAGTTCTGGAATTCTGCGGTCTTGGTCCGCGCGCGGACAAGCTGGCACGCGAACTCATCCCGTCCGAGAAACGCCGCCTCGAAGTCGCCCGCGCGCTGGCGACAGAGCCCAAGCTCCTGATGCTCGACGAATGCCTCACCGGCCTCACGCCGCTGGAGGCGCAGTCTGGCGTCGCCTTGGTGCGAAAGGTGCGCGAGACCGGCGTCACCGTGCTGATGGTCGAACACGTCATGGAAATCGTGATGCCGCTGGTCGATCGCGCCATCGTGCTTAATCTCGGCAAGAAGCTCGTCGAAGGTAAACCCGCGGATGTCGTCCGGCATCCAGAAGTCATCAGTGCATATCTCGGGGATCGCCATGCTGTCGGTGCGTGA
- a CDS encoding ABC transporter ATP-binding protein, translating to MLSVRDVTTAYQGLVAISDVTIDVAKGEVVAVCGANGAGKSTLIKSIAGAERPRSGTVTFDGQQINGMAQHLITARGIAYVPENRRLFPRLSVQDNLKLGSYMYRSQADREEPLKFVFELFPRLSERLEQRAETLSGGEQQMLAISRALMTRPRLLMLDEPSQGIMPKLVDEIFQAVKKIRDTGMTVLIVEQRMAEVLEIADRAYILQTGRVLMQGKASEIASNPDVRKAYLGL from the coding sequence ATGCTGTCGGTGCGTGACGTCACCACCGCCTATCAGGGGCTGGTCGCCATTTCGGACGTCACCATCGACGTCGCCAAAGGCGAGGTCGTCGCCGTCTGCGGCGCCAACGGCGCCGGCAAATCGACGCTGATCAAGTCCATCGCGGGGGCCGAGCGCCCGCGTTCGGGTACGGTCACCTTCGATGGCCAGCAGATCAACGGCATGGCGCAGCATCTGATCACCGCGCGCGGCATCGCCTATGTGCCGGAGAATCGCCGGCTATTCCCGCGCCTGTCGGTGCAGGACAATCTCAAGCTCGGCAGCTACATGTATCGCAGCCAGGCCGATCGCGAAGAACCGTTGAAATTTGTGTTCGAGTTGTTTCCGCGTCTATCGGAACGTCTTGAGCAGCGCGCCGAGACGCTATCCGGCGGTGAGCAGCAGATGCTGGCCATCAGCCGCGCGCTGATGACGCGTCCGCGCCTTCTGATGCTCGATGAGCCCTCGCAGGGCATCATGCCGAAACTGGTGGACGAAATCTTCCAGGCCGTGAAGAAGATCCGCGATACCGGCATGACCGTGCTGATCGTCGAGCAGCGCATGGCCGAAGTGCTGGAGATCGCCGACCGCGCCTATATCCTGCAGACCGGCCGCGTGCTGATGCAGGGCAAGGCCTCGGAGATCGCGAGCAATCCGGATGTAAGGAAGGCGTATCTGGGGCTGTGA
- the otnC gene encoding 3-oxo-tetronate 4-phosphate decarboxylase, translating to MNDTQLRDDICRLGRSLFERGLTPGSSGNISVRCEDGGWLVTPTNASLGWLDPAKLSRLDATGRLISGDKPTKEVPLHTALYETRGTAQAIVHLHSTHSVAVSMLAEVNPRAVLPPMTPYYMMKCGVTALVPYYRPGDPAVADAIKGLAGKYSSVLLANHGPVVAGDSLEAAVYAMEELEETAKLYLLLRGLNPRHLSPEQVNDLVKTFGLTVPEHDWHDH from the coding sequence ATGAATGACACACAGCTGCGTGACGACATCTGCCGGCTCGGCCGCTCGCTGTTCGAGCGCGGCCTGACGCCCGGCTCCTCCGGCAATATCAGCGTGCGCTGCGAAGACGGCGGCTGGCTGGTGACGCCCACCAATGCCTCGCTCGGCTGGCTCGATCCCGCAAAACTGTCACGGCTGGATGCCACGGGTCGGCTGATCTCCGGCGACAAGCCGACCAAGGAAGTGCCGCTTCATACAGCGCTCTACGAGACCCGCGGCACCGCGCAGGCCATCGTGCATCTGCATTCCACGCATTCGGTGGCCGTCTCGATGCTTGCCGAGGTCAATCCGCGCGCGGTGCTGCCGCCGATGACGCCCTATTACATGATGAAATGCGGCGTGACGGCGCTGGTGCCCTATTATCGGCCGGGCGATCCGGCGGTTGCCGATGCGATCAAGGGACTGGCGGGGAAGTATTCATCGGTGCTGCTCGCCAATCACGGCCCGGTCGTCGCCGGCGACAGTCTCGAAGCGGCGGTTTATGCGATGGAGGAGTTGGAGGAGACAGCGAAGCTGTATCTCCTCCTGCGCGGGCTGAATCCACGGCATCTCTCGCCGGAGCAGGTGAACGATCTCGTGAAGACGTTCGGGCTGACGGTGCCGGAGCATGATTGGCACGATCACTGA
- the ltnD gene encoding L-threonate dehydrogenase, whose translation MSPASDKPRIAVIGLGSMGYGMALSLHRADFTVTGCDVTAEAVQRFVAEGGQGATSPAEAAKTADIVVSVVVNAAQTETILFGNDGVAETLAKDAVFISSATMDPDVARRLAKQLEATGRHYLDAPISGGAQRAAQGELTILASGSAAAFAKARPALDAMSAKLYELGDAAGQGAAFKMINQLLAGVHIAAASEAIAFAAKQGLDIRKVYEVITASAGNSWMFENRMPHVLDGDYTPRSAVDIFVKDLGIIQDMARTAKFPVPVSAAALQMFLMTSAAGMGRDDDASVARMYAQVTGAKLP comes from the coding sequence ATGTCACCTGCATCCGATAAACCGCGTATCGCCGTTATTGGCCTCGGCTCCATGGGCTACGGCATGGCGCTGTCGCTCCATCGCGCGGATTTCACCGTGACCGGATGCGACGTCACTGCCGAAGCCGTGCAGCGCTTCGTCGCAGAAGGCGGGCAGGGCGCGACGAGCCCGGCGGAAGCGGCCAAGACGGCCGATATCGTGGTGAGCGTGGTGGTCAACGCCGCGCAGACCGAGACGATCCTGTTCGGTAATGACGGCGTCGCCGAAACTCTTGCCAAGGATGCTGTGTTCATCTCGTCGGCCACGATGGATCCCGACGTTGCGCGGCGCCTCGCCAAGCAGCTCGAAGCCACAGGCCGCCATTATCTCGATGCTCCCATTTCAGGTGGCGCACAGCGTGCAGCGCAGGGAGAACTCACTATTCTCGCCTCCGGCAGCGCCGCCGCTTTTGCCAAGGCGCGTCCGGCTCTCGATGCGATGTCGGCAAAGCTTTACGAACTCGGTGATGCCGCAGGCCAGGGCGCGGCGTTCAAGATGATCAATCAGTTGCTCGCCGGCGTGCATATTGCTGCGGCCTCCGAGGCGATCGCTTTCGCTGCAAAGCAGGGTCTCGACATCCGCAAGGTCTACGAGGTGATCACAGCCTCCGCCGGCAATTCCTGGATGTTCGAGAACCGCATGCCGCATGTGCTGGACGGCGATTACACACCGCGCAGTGCCGTCGATATTTTCGTCAAGGATCTCGGCATCATTCAGGACATGGCGCGCACGGCAAAATTCCCCGTGCCGGTCTCGGCCGCAGCGCTGCAGATGTTCCTGATGACCTCCGCCGCCGGCATGGGGCGCGACGACGATGCATCGGTGGCGCGCATGTATGCGCAAGTGACCGGGGCAAAACTGCCGTAA
- the otnI gene encoding 2-oxo-tetronate isomerase, translated as MPRFAANLSMMFNEHPFLDRFDAAAKAGFTAVEFLFPYEHKPEEVAQRLERNGLKQVLFNLPPGDWNAGEKGFAARPEKFDDLRQSLHTALPYAEATGVRRLHMMAGIADRHDPKAVDAFKKSIEWAADFVGDHGIDIVIEPINGRDVPGYFLNDFMFARDIITELGIPNVGLQFDIYHCQILHGDVTMRLREMMPMIGHIQIAGVPSRNEPAGEELNYPFLFAELDRLGYDNYVGCEYRPAGDTVAGLGWFKPYAGVKV; from the coding sequence ATGCCCCGTTTCGCCGCCAATCTCAGCATGATGTTCAATGAGCATCCATTCCTTGATCGCTTCGATGCCGCCGCCAAAGCCGGCTTTACCGCCGTCGAATTTCTCTTCCCCTACGAGCACAAGCCAGAAGAGGTGGCTCAACGCCTCGAACGCAATGGCCTGAAGCAGGTGCTGTTCAACCTTCCGCCCGGTGACTGGAATGCCGGTGAAAAAGGCTTTGCCGCGCGTCCGGAAAAATTCGACGATCTGCGCCAGAGCCTGCATACGGCCTTGCCCTATGCGGAAGCCACCGGCGTGCGCCGCCTGCACATGATGGCCGGCATTGCCGATCGCCACGATCCAAAAGCGGTGGACGCGTTCAAGAAGTCGATCGAATGGGCGGCGGATTTCGTCGGCGATCACGGCATCGACATCGTCATCGAGCCGATCAACGGCCGTGACGTGCCCGGCTATTTCCTCAACGATTTCATGTTCGCACGCGACATCATCACCGAGCTCGGCATTCCCAATGTCGGCCTGCAATTCGATATCTATCACTGCCAGATCCTGCATGGCGACGTCACCATGCGGCTGCGCGAGATGATGCCGATGATTGGCCATATCCAGATCGCCGGTGTGCCCTCGCGCAATGAGCCTGCCGGCGAGGAACTGAACTATCCGTTCCTGTTCGCCGAACTCGATCGGCTCGGTTACGACAATTATGTCGGTTGCGAATATCGCCCGGCCGGCGACACGGTGGCCGGTCTCGGCTGGTTCAAGCCCTATGCGGGAGTGAAAGTATGA
- the otnK gene encoding 3-oxo-tetronate kinase, with translation MTLVLGCIADDYTGASDLANTLTRNGLRTVQTIGIPADDLKLPDVDAVVVSLKSRSIAAGAAVEKSRAADKWLRSRGASHVLFKICSTFDSTDKGNIGPVMDALRTDAGDNIVLVTPAFPETGRTVYQGNLFVGTVPLNESPLKDHPLNPMHDSNLVRVLARQSETNIGLVDLGIVASGADVVRSHLDGLSENGFGAAVIDAVFAKDLETIGTVALDHRVSVGASGLGLGLARGLVASGRVNADAATSLAEKPVGGAAACLAGSCSQATLQQIAKAEHAMPVLHLDPEKVVVGKEEVQRAMAWAKEHLGKGPILIASSSTTDQVTQLQKRHGRDAAGHAIEQAMADLAEALVGAGVRRLIVAGGETSGAVVDRLGIPGFLVGAEIAAGVPVLRAVGAGQGDMVLALKSGNFGGPDFFADALKLMP, from the coding sequence ATGACGCTCGTGCTGGGCTGCATCGCCGACGATTACACTGGCGCCTCCGATCTCGCCAATACGCTGACGCGCAATGGTTTGCGGACCGTGCAGACGATCGGCATTCCGGCCGATGATCTGAAGCTGCCGGATGTCGATGCCGTCGTCGTGTCGCTGAAAAGCCGCTCGATCGCAGCAGGCGCTGCCGTCGAGAAATCGCGCGCGGCCGACAAATGGCTGCGCAGCCGCGGCGCGTCGCATGTGCTGTTCAAGATCTGCTCGACCTTCGACTCCACCGACAAGGGCAATATCGGCCCTGTCATGGATGCGCTGCGCACCGATGCTGGCGACAACATCGTGCTGGTCACGCCGGCGTTTCCGGAGACCGGTCGCACGGTTTATCAGGGCAATCTGTTCGTCGGCACTGTGCCGCTGAACGAGAGTCCGCTGAAGGATCATCCGCTCAATCCCATGCACGATTCCAATCTCGTGCGCGTGCTGGCGCGGCAGAGCGAGACCAATATCGGCCTGGTCGATCTCGGCATCGTTGCGAGCGGCGCCGATGTCGTGCGCTCGCATCTCGATGGCTTGTCGGAGAATGGCTTTGGGGCGGCTGTGATTGACGCCGTGTTCGCGAAAGATCTGGAAACCATCGGCACCGTTGCGCTCGATCATCGCGTATCCGTCGGCGCATCCGGCCTCGGGCTTGGCCTCGCGCGCGGGTTGGTCGCGTCCGGTCGCGTGAACGCGGATGCCGCCACCTCGCTGGCAGAAAAGCCGGTTGGCGGAGCTGCCGCCTGTCTCGCCGGCAGTTGCTCGCAAGCCACTTTGCAGCAGATCGCGAAGGCCGAACACGCCATGCCGGTCCTGCATCTCGATCCCGAGAAAGTGGTTGTCGGCAAGGAGGAGGTCCAGCGTGCCATGGCCTGGGCTAAGGAGCATCTCGGCAAGGGGCCCATCCTGATCGCGAGCAGTTCGACGACGGATCAGGTGACGCAGCTCCAGAAGCGGCACGGCCGCGACGCGGCTGGCCATGCCATCGAGCAGGCGATGGCCGATCTCGCCGAGGCGCTGGTGGGGGCAGGTGTCCGCCGCCTCATTGTGGCCGGTGGCGAGACGTCCGGCGCGGTGGTCGACAGGCTGGGCATTCCCGGCTTTCTCGTTGGCGCCGAAATCGCGGCCGGCGTGCCCGTGCTGCGCGCGGTTGGTGCTGGGCAGGGCGACATGGTGCTGGCGCTGAAATCCGGCAATTTCGGCGGCCCGGATTTCTTTGCGGATGCCCTGAAGCTGATGCCGTAG
- a CDS encoding efflux RND transporter periplasmic adaptor subunit: protein MSTEKTPSDQQTAPVSRRKLGVAGVVGLVVAGSVVVTGIMARAKTDTELKTWTAEQAIPTVAVALPGSRPLKPTLDLPGRLEAYSRAPIFGRVSGYLKSWDADMGAQVKAGQVIAEIDAPDLDQQLLQARADLVSQQSSAKLSEATLNRRKTLVASNFVSAQEIDERTADLNNKRAAVKSGEANVQRLEALADYKKITVPFDGIVTQRNTDVGALISGGTGTGAAMFVISDVSKLRVYVEVPQNFAPAVQIGTKATITVPDHPNEVFEATVEASSRAVDIGSGTTRMQLRLDNPDGKLMPGGFANVKLALTGTAAPLHVPASALIFGQKGLRVATVTPDDRILFKSITIARDLGREIEIGSGITADDRIVTAPPDGLNDGDKVRVTGGPAAKDGKPTAETEKKEVKG, encoded by the coding sequence ATGTCCACTGAGAAGACGCCCTCTGACCAGCAGACTGCCCCGGTCTCCCGCCGCAAGCTCGGCGTCGCCGGTGTGGTCGGCCTCGTCGTCGCTGGCAGCGTGGTCGTCACCGGCATCATGGCCCGGGCCAAGACGGATACGGAACTCAAGACCTGGACGGCTGAGCAGGCGATTCCGACGGTCGCCGTGGCGCTGCCAGGCAGCCGGCCGTTGAAGCCCACCCTGGACCTTCCTGGCCGCCTGGAGGCCTATTCCCGCGCGCCGATCTTCGGTCGCGTCTCCGGCTATCTGAAGAGCTGGGATGCCGATATGGGCGCGCAGGTGAAGGCCGGGCAGGTGATCGCTGAAATCGATGCGCCTGATCTCGACCAGCAGCTGCTGCAGGCCCGCGCCGATCTCGTCAGTCAGCAGTCCAGCGCCAAGCTGTCCGAAGCCACGCTGAACCGCCGCAAGACGCTGGTGGCCTCGAATTTCGTCTCCGCCCAAGAGATCGACGAGCGCACCGCGGACCTCAACAACAAGCGCGCCGCCGTGAAGTCCGGCGAGGCCAATGTGCAGCGCCTCGAGGCGCTGGCCGACTACAAGAAGATCACCGTGCCCTTCGACGGCATCGTCACCCAGCGCAATACCGATGTCGGTGCGCTGATCTCCGGCGGCACCGGCACGGGTGCTGCGATGTTCGTGATCTCCGACGTCAGCAAGCTGCGCGTTTATGTGGAAGTGCCGCAGAACTTTGCGCCCGCGGTCCAGATCGGCACCAAGGCGACCATCACCGTGCCGGATCACCCGAACGAGGTGTTCGAGGCCACGGTGGAAGCCTCCTCGCGCGCGGTGGATATCGGCTCCGGCACCACGCGCATGCAGCTTCGCCTCGACAATCCCGACGGCAAGCTGATGCCCGGCGGTTTCGCCAATGTGAAACTCGCGCTCACCGGCACCGCCGCGCCGCTGCATGTGCCGGCCAGCGCCCTGATCTTCGGCCAGAAGGGGCTTCGCGTCGCCACCGTGACGCCGGATGACCGCATCCTGTTCAAGAGCATCACCATCGCCCGCGACCTCGGCCGCGAGATCGAGATCGGCTCGGGTATCACCGCTGACGACCGCATCGTCACCGCGCCGCCGGATGGCCTGAACGACGGCGACAAGGTCCGCGTCACCGGCGGCCCCGCTGCCAAGGACGGCAAGCCGACGGCGGAGACGGAGAAGAAGGAAGTGAAGGGGTAG